The Synechococcus sp. M16.1 genome includes the window CGCCGTCGTCATCCCGACTCGTCAAAGCCAACACCCAACCGGCGTTGGAATCACCATCGGTGAGGGTGAGACTGACCTCCTCGCCAAGCCAGGGCTCCAGCTCAAGACCGAACTGGAGGCCCGCCAAAGCAAAGACCCCTTCGCGCCACTGCCGGGCGCCATCACGGGCATCGCGGCGTTGGGAGGCAGGGGCAACGGCCTGGGCATAGGCCGGCAACCGTCCTGGATCGGCCAACCAATGGAGGGACAAGTCAGCATCCCGAGGCACAAACCGGGCCGCCCGAGGCAGATGCAACGGCTGCTCTGCCAGCTGCAGGGGGCTCTGGCGGTTCATGGTCCAGAGCAGGCCAACGGCCAGCAAAATCAGCGACAACAGCACAGCGCCGGCAGCGCTGAGGAAGGGGCGGGCCTTCATGGGCCGGCGGTCTCGAGTCGCCTCATCTTTGTCCATCACCGCAGAATGGCGCCATGGGCCAATCCCAACAACCACAACCAATCCAAGCCTCTGAACTGCAGCAATGGCTGCAAAGCGAGCGACCGTCACCGCAGCTGGTGGATGTGCGCGAGGAGGCTGAGCTTGCGATCGCTGCCTTCCCCGGTGCGGTGCTGCACCGCCCCCTGAGCCAATCCAATGCATGGCTTGGAACACTGCAGGCCGACCTCAACCCAGATCAACCCGTCGTGGTGGTCTGCCATGCCGGCGTGCGCAGCTACCACTTCGGCCTGTGGCTGCTGGACCAACCCTGGGGCCTTGAGGTGTGGAACCTTGAAGGAGGCATTGATGCCTGGAGCCTTCAGGTGGATCCAAGAGTTCCCCGCTACTGATGAGCAAGCCCCTGTCCCTTCGGCAAGAACAGGTGCTTCAGGCGACGGTGCACCACTACGTCGACACGATGGAGCCGGTGGGCAGCCGCACCCTGGTGCAACGCTTCGGCATCCCCGCCAGCTCCGCCACCGTTCGCTCCGCCATGGGGGCACTTGAGCGCCGAGGACTGCTGCATCAACCGCACACCTCCGCCGGACGCGTTCCCAGTCCGATGGGATACCGGCACTACGTGGATGCGCTGCTGCCGGAACCCGGCATCGCTGTTCAACACCTGGAACGGGAGCTCACCGGCCTCAGTCTTCGTTGGGCCGGTTTGGACGACCTGCTGATGCATCTGGCCCGGCGGCTGACGGATTTCACCGGTCTGATGAGCCTGATCACCCAACCGCAGCACGAGAACCAGCAACTGGAGACGATTCGTTTGGTGCCCAGCGGTGATCGACTGCTGGTGATGCTGGTGGAAGCCAATGGCCGTGCCAGCCACCTCAACCTGCGTCTGCCCCACGGGGCTGAAGCCGAACTCACCGCGATGGAACGCTGGGCGTCGGCCCAGCTCGAGCAGGGCGACCTGAACTGGGACGCACTGCCCAGGCAGCTGCAACGCAGCGGCGCTGTGCTGCGCAACGCCCTTGAGCAGCCCACCCCCGCCAATTCCACACAGGTGGTGGTGCATGGCCTTTCCAGGCTGGTGAGCGAACCGGAATTTGAAAGCACCTCAAGCCTTCGGCCGCTGCTGGAACTGATCGATGACCAACCAGCCACCTTGATCAGCCGCGGTGAATCCGCACGGGTGTGGATCGGCGACGAACATCCTCAGCCAGCCCTGGAGGCCTGTGCTGTGGTTCAGGCTCCATACCGCTGCAACGAGGGGCTCGGCCATGTGGCCCTGGTGGGGCCGATGCGGATGGCCTATGCCACGGCCCGAGCCGCCGTGCAGCGGGTGGCCCGGCACCTGGAATTGCTGCTGGCCTGAGGCCCGCTCCTTAGAGCTGATCCCCCAGCTTCTCCGCCACGGTGTTGACGTCCTTGTCGCCGCGGCCTGAGCAGTTGATCACCACTTCCGTGCCATCGGCCAGGGTGGGGCAAAGCTGCTCAAGCCAGGCGAAGGCATGGGCGGTTTCCAGGGCCGGAATGATGCCCTCAAGCTCACTCACAAGGCGCAGGGCATCGAGGGCCTGTTGGTCGGTGACTGCGGCGTACTCGGCACGCCCGATCTCCCGCAGGTAGCTGTGCTCCGGCCCCACTCCGGGGTAATCGAGGCCTGCACTGATGGAGTGGGCCTCCATCACCTGACCGTCTCCGTCCTGCAGCAGCAGGCTCATGGCGCCGTGCAGCACACCGGCACGGCCCTCGGTGATCGTCGCGGCGTGGCGACCGGTGGCCACACCATCACCGGCGGCCTCAACACCAATCAGCCGCACGGATGTGTCCTGCACAAATGGATGGAACAGGCCCATGGCATTGGAGCCACCGCCAACGCAGGCCATCAGCACGTCTGGCAGCCGGCCGAAGGCGTCCTGACACTGCTGCTTGGACTCCTCACCGATCACGGCATGGAAATCCCGCACCAACATCGGATAGGGGTGAGGCCCTGCGACGGATCCAAGGATGTAGTGGGTGGTCTCGACGTTGGTCACCCAGTCGCGGATCGCTTCACTGGTGGCGTCCTTGAGGGTGGCGGTTCCGGCCGTCACCGGTTGCACCGTGGCGCCCAGCAGGCGCATGCGGAAGACATTGAGGGCCTGACGGCGCATGTCTTCAGCGCCCATGTAGATCACGCACTCCAAGCCGAAGCGAGCACAGACCGTGGCCGTGGCGACGCCGTGCTGCCCCGCACCGGTCTCGGCAATGATCCGTTTCTTGCCCATTCGCAGGGCCAGAAGGGCCTGCCCCAGGGCGTTGTTGATCTTGTGGGCACCGGTGTGGTTCAGGTCTTCCCGCTTGAGCCAAATGCGGGGGCCACCGTCGGCGCGGCGGTAGTGGGCGGTGAGACGCTCGGCCTCATACAACGGTGTCGCCCGGCCGACGTAGTTCTTCAGCAGGCGGTTGAGCTCGGCGGTGAAAGCGGGATCGTTCCAGGCCTGGGCCGCTGCCTGCTCCAGTTCCGCCAGGGCCGGCATCAGGGTCTCGGGCACGTACTGACCGCCGAACCGTCCAAAGCGACCGTGGGCACCTGGGCGCACCGCTGGCTGCAGGCGGGAGGGATCCGGAGTGCTGGCGTTGGGCAGGGTGCTGGTCACGGATCCACGGCGGAGCGTCGGCTCAGCGTAAGCAGGCGGTCACGCCATGGGGCGCCGCATCGGCGCTCATCGACAATGCAAGCCGGTTGCGACAGGTGGATGCCGAAGGGAGGCTGGCAGGAATTCAGCAGTGCCGAGAGCCTGCAGCGACCGAGCGGCCCTGCGGCGAAGCCCGCAGCCAAGGCGCAGCAAATGGTGCGGGTGCAGCCCACCCGTGGTGGCAAAGGTGGCAAAACCGTGACGGTGATCCGGGGCCTGGAGCTGGATGCTGCAGGCTTCAAGGCGCTGCTGAAGAAGCTCAAAACACGCATCGGCAGTGGCGGGACCGCCAAGGAAGGCGTGATCGAACTGCAAGGAGATCAGGTGGATCTGGCGCTCGAGCTGCTCAGCAAGGAGGGATACCGGCCGAAACGGGCTGGGGGCTAAGGGAGAATGGCCGCCACTTCTTGCTGTGGCCATGACCGCCAGCCCCACCTACGGAGAGCTCACCAACAAAGGTGCGTCCACCAACATCGCCTGGCATGAGGCCTCCGTGGGCCGCGACGAGCGCTCGAACCAGCGTGGTCACCGCAGCGCCATTCTTTGGTTCACCGGACTCTCCGGCTCCGGCAAGAGCACCCTGGCCAATGCCGTCAACGCAGCCCTGTTCGAGCGAGGACTCGCCACCTATGTGCTGGACGGCGACAACATCCGCCACGGCCTCTGCAAAGACCTGGGCTTCTCCGATGCCGACCGTGAGGAGAACATCCGCCGCATCGGTGAAGTGGCCAAGCTGTTCCTGGATGCGGGCGTGATCGTGCTGACCGCCTTTGTGTCGCCCTTCCGTGCAGACCGGGACAAGGCCCGGGACCTGGTGGAGGACGGTGACTTCCTCGAGGTGTTCTGCGCCGCAGACCTCGAGGTCTGCGAATCCCGCGACCCCAAAGGCCTCTACGCCAAGGCACGGGCGGGGCAGATCAAGGAATTCACCGGCATCTCCAGCCCCTACGAAGCACCGGAAACGCCCGAACTGAAGATCGACACCGGCAAGCAGGATCTGGCCGACTCCGTGGAGCTGGTAATCAAAGCGCTCCAGGAGCGTGGGGTGATTCCGGCCGCCTGAGGTCGACGTCACCAGCCCTGGCGGCATCCGCCAGGGTTTTGATGCAACTGGCCACCGGCACCGCCAACAGCAGGCCCAGCAGATCGCCCACGCCATAGAGGGCGCCCACTCGGGCGCCAACGGGCAAGGCGATCAGCAACCAGGCCGGTTGCAACCCCACGATGCTGCCCATCAGCCGCGGTTGGATCACCTGATCCACGATCTGACCGACCACAATCGCCGCGGCAAGCAACTCAAGGCCTGTGCGCGGGTCCTGAACCGCCAGCACCGCACTCACCGAGACGATCGACACGGCACTGGCATAGGGCACCAGGGTGGTGAAGCCGATCAGCACGGCGAACAAGACGCCGTAGGGAATGTTCAGGGCGGTGAACACCAGGAGCTGACCACCACTGAGGATCAGAGCCAACACCACCTGACCGGCGAAATAGCCGCGAAAGGTGCGCTCGAGGGTCGTCTGCACCAGATCCCGCCAACGGTCGGGCAGCCAACGGGCCAGACCGTCGACGATCGGATCTGCCCCAAGCAGCAGGAAGACCGCCAACACCAGCACGATCACCACATTGATCGTGGTGCCCACCGTGGCCCCCAACAGGCCCAAAAGGCGTTGACTCAACTGCGTCGCCAAACGGCTGAACTGGGCCACCAGATCGCTGCTGAGATCAGCGAAATCCGTCGGCAGGCCATGGTCCAGCGCCCAGAGCTGACCCCGATCGATCCACTGCTCCGCCGCCGTAAGCAGAGACGGCGAGGCAGTAAGCAATTGGCTGAGCTGTTCGATCAGAAGCGGCACGAGGGCCACAGCCGCCCAGGCCAAGAGCCCCAAGGTCAGCAGGACCACGCTGACGATGGCCCAGGCGCGGGGAAGACCCCGTTGCGCGAGCCAGCGGCAGGGCAGATCCAACAAAAATGCGATCAAAGCCGCGGTGAGGAACAACCCGGGAAATGGAGCGAACTGCACCAGCAAACGCTTCAGCACAAAGGCGTTCAAGCCCAGTACAGGCAGCAGAAGACCAAGCCGCAACCAGGCCGGCCAGGGCGTCATCGAAACGATGAAGCGAATCGGTTAGTGCTGCTCAAAGGAAGCCGGCTTGGAGGCTGAACTGACGTAATGGCACCAAAAACTGAGCCAGGCGGCAATCCCAAGGAACTTGAATCCCTCTTCAAAGATCTGCACCGTCTCGTAAGAATTCGGCCACAGCCACTGGAGTTCATCGGTCAGAACCGACAGACCCAACAACACCACTGACATGAGAAAGGTGTCACCACCGAAACGCCGCAGAGGGCCACGGAATCGGAACAACAGCAACCCGGTAAAAAAGGCGTATGTGATGTACAAAAACAACTGGCCCAGATAGCGGTCATGCACCAAGAACATGTCGTCCAGGCAGAGCCAGAGCGAAAAACCACCCCCACAGAAGGCGAATTGACGGTTCAAAACGGAGCCTTGGATTTGCCGGGTGGACGCTGCGAATAGAGCAATGGCCGCGGCCGCCATCCAGAGCAAATAGCCCACGCTGGAAAGGAAACCTTCGCCAAGAGGTGCCTTACAGGACTGGGCCAAATCCCTCAATACCAATTTGGCGCTGATGCCCTCTGAGGCGCTCCAAACCAGCGCAACCGCATAAACAACAAGCGCCGGAACCACCGCCCAAAGCAGCGTGGATCGCAGGGTGGAACGAACGGGAACACTCATGAATTCATCCGGAAGAGGTAATCCGTGCTGCCCAGATCAACCAGGCGCGCATCCTTGGCGACCACAGCATCGTGGAGGCTGCTGCGGTACTCATCAAGTTTCTGAGCCAAGCCAGCGTCGCCCACCGAGAGGATCTGCGCCGCCAGCAAGCCGGCATTGAGTCCTCCACCGATGGCGACGGTGGCCACAGGAATCCCCCCCGGCATCTGCACGATCGAGTGGAGGGAATCAACCCCGGACAGCGCCCGGCTTTTCACCGGAACGCCGATCACAGGCAGCGTGGTGAGCGCGGCCACCATGCCGGGGAGATGGGCGGCCCCGCCGGCGCCGGCGACGATCACCCCAAACCCCTGACCCCGGGCCGCTTGAGCAAAGTTCACCATCTCCAAGGGGGTGCGATGGGCCGAGAGCACCCGAACCTCCACCTCCACCCCCAGCTCGCGCAGGATGGCGGCGGCGGGTTCCATGGTGGGCAGGTCAGAGTCACTGCCCATCACAACGGCAACACGGGGAAGCACTGGCGGCACAACGCAGAGGGGCAAGACTGCCATCGTCTCCCCCCATGGCTGCAGAAGCCAGTGTTGCGTTGATGCACCGGATCACCAACATTCGACTGCCGGGTCCCCTGCCGGGGGACGGAGACCAGCGCTATGCCATCGAACTGGACGAACAGGGTCGGATCTGCCGCATCGAGGCGATGGGCGGCGTGGCTCAACAAGTTGCGCAACAGGAGGCTCAACAAACTGATGCGGACTGGAACGGCAACTGGCTCAGCCCCCGGGGTGTGGACCTGCAGATCAACGGCGGGCTGGGACTGGCCTTCCCGGAACTGAGCGAGGCAGATCTGCCCCGGCTGGTGCAACTCCTTGAGCTGTTGTGGCGCGATGGGGTCGAAGCCATCGCCCCGACCCTGGTGACCTGTGGCATCGCGCCGCTGCGCCGGGCCCTGGCCGTGCTGCGGCAAGCGCGGGACCTGCATCAACCCGGCCGTTGCCGGCTGCTGGGGGCCCATCTGGAGGGCCCCTTTCTGGCCGCAGCCCGCCGCGGTGCCCATCCCCGTGAACACCTGGCCAGCCCCAGCCTGGAGGCTCTCGAGGAACGAATCGGTGGGTTCGAAACGGAGATTGCCTTGGTCACCCTGGCCCCCGAACTGGAGGGAGCCGCTGCGGTGATCGGGCGACTGCGGGAGCTGGGCATCAGCGCGGCCCTGGGGCACAGCGCCGCCACGGCCGAACAGGCCAGCACCGGGTTCGATCAGGGGGTGGCCATGCTCACCCACGCCTTCAATGCCATGCCTGGGTTGCACCACCGGGCACCCGGCCCTCTTGGGGAAGCCTGCAGGCGTGGAGGGGTGGCCCTGGGGCTGATCGCCGATGGCGTGCACGTGCACCCCACGATGGCGATGCTGTTGCAACGGCTGGCACCGGAGCAGACGGTGCTGGTGAGCGATGCGCTGGCCCCCTACGGCCTGGCCGACGGGGAGCACCGCTGGGACGAGCGGGTGCTGCTGGTGGAGAACGGCACCTGCCGCCTCGATGACGGCACCCTGGCGGGAGTGACCCTGCCGCAACTGGAGGGGGTGAAACGGCTGGCCCGCTGGAGTGAAGCCCCCGGTGCTGCGATCTGGAGCGCCACGGTGGCACCGCGGCGGGTGATCGGCGATGCAACGGGGTGCATGGATGCCCTGATGGGACGGCCACTGACGCAACTGCTGCGCTGGCAGCTGAAGGAGGGTGAGCTGCACTGGGCCTGCGCTGCTTAGGATCCCGCCGACGCAAACCCTTCCGCCATGGCCCCCGATCAGCTGCTGGAGCAGAAACAGGCCGAGAAAAAGGAAGTGAAGGGCTACTTCGAAACCACGGGTTTCGACCGCTGGAACCGCATCTACAGCGACAGCGACGACGTGAACAAGGTGCAGCGCAACATCCGCATCGGTCACCAGAAGACCGTGGATGAGGTGCTGGCCTGGATCAAGGAGAGCGGTGAACTCAGCCAGGCGAGCTTCTGCGACGCGGGCTGCGGTGTTGGCAGCCTGAGCCTGCCGCTGGCGGCGATGGGGGCCGGTTCCATCAGCGCCAGCGACATTTCCGAGGCCATGGCCCAGGAAGCCGAGCGCCGGGCCCGCGAGGCCGGCCTCGACATGGCCAAGCTGAATTTCTTCGCCAGCGACCTGGAAAGCCTGAGCGGCTCCTTCCACACGGTGTGCTGCCTGGATGTGTTCATCCACTACCCCCAGCAACCGGCCGAGGAGATGGTGAAGCACCTCTGCAGCCTCACTGAAGAGCGGCTGATCGTGAGCTTTGCGCCCTACACCCCGCTGCTGGCGCTGTTGAAGGGCATC containing:
- a CDS encoding rhodanese-like domain-containing protein — encoded protein: MGQSQQPQPIQASELQQWLQSERPSPQLVDVREEAELAIAAFPGAVLHRPLSQSNAWLGTLQADLNPDQPVVVVCHAGVRSYHFGLWLLDQPWGLEVWNLEGGIDAWSLQVDPRVPRY
- the hrcA gene encoding heat-inducible transcriptional repressor HrcA is translated as MSKPLSLRQEQVLQATVHHYVDTMEPVGSRTLVQRFGIPASSATVRSAMGALERRGLLHQPHTSAGRVPSPMGYRHYVDALLPEPGIAVQHLERELTGLSLRWAGLDDLLMHLARRLTDFTGLMSLITQPQHENQQLETIRLVPSGDRLLVMLVEANGRASHLNLRLPHGAEAELTAMERWASAQLEQGDLNWDALPRQLQRSGAVLRNALEQPTPANSTQVVVHGLSRLVSEPEFESTSSLRPLLELIDDQPATLISRGESARVWIGDEHPQPALEACAVVQAPYRCNEGLGHVALVGPMRMAYATARAAVQRVARHLELLLA
- the trpB gene encoding tryptophan synthase subunit beta; translation: MTSTLPNASTPDPSRLQPAVRPGAHGRFGRFGGQYVPETLMPALAELEQAAAQAWNDPAFTAELNRLLKNYVGRATPLYEAERLTAHYRRADGGPRIWLKREDLNHTGAHKINNALGQALLALRMGKKRIIAETGAGQHGVATATVCARFGLECVIYMGAEDMRRQALNVFRMRLLGATVQPVTAGTATLKDATSEAIRDWVTNVETTHYILGSVAGPHPYPMLVRDFHAVIGEESKQQCQDAFGRLPDVLMACVGGGSNAMGLFHPFVQDTSVRLIGVEAAGDGVATGRHAATITEGRAGVLHGAMSLLLQDGDGQVMEAHSISAGLDYPGVGPEHSYLREIGRAEYAAVTDQQALDALRLVSELEGIIPALETAHAFAWLEQLCPTLADGTEVVINCSGRGDKDVNTVAEKLGDQL
- a CDS encoding translation initiation factor → MPKGGWQEFSSAESLQRPSGPAAKPAAKAQQMVRVQPTRGGKGGKTVTVIRGLELDAAGFKALLKKLKTRIGSGGTAKEGVIELQGDQVDLALELLSKEGYRPKRAGG
- the cysC gene encoding adenylyl-sulfate kinase, which translates into the protein MTASPTYGELTNKGASTNIAWHEASVGRDERSNQRGHRSAILWFTGLSGSGKSTLANAVNAALFERGLATYVLDGDNIRHGLCKDLGFSDADREENIRRIGEVAKLFLDAGVIVLTAFVSPFRADRDKARDLVEDGDFLEVFCAADLEVCESRDPKGLYAKARAGQIKEFTGISSPYEAPETPELKIDTGKQDLADSVELVIKALQERGVIPAA
- a CDS encoding AI-2E family transporter; its protein translation is MTPWPAWLRLGLLLPVLGLNAFVLKRLLVQFAPFPGLFLTAALIAFLLDLPCRWLAQRGLPRAWAIVSVVLLTLGLLAWAAVALVPLLIEQLSQLLTASPSLLTAAEQWIDRGQLWALDHGLPTDFADLSSDLVAQFSRLATQLSQRLLGLLGATVGTTINVVIVLVLAVFLLLGADPIVDGLARWLPDRWRDLVQTTLERTFRGYFAGQVVLALILSGGQLLVFTALNIPYGVLFAVLIGFTTLVPYASAVSIVSVSAVLAVQDPRTGLELLAAAIVVGQIVDQVIQPRLMGSIVGLQPAWLLIALPVGARVGALYGVGDLLGLLLAVPVASCIKTLADAARAGDVDLRRPESPHAPGAL
- a CDS encoding oxidoreductase, whose product is MSVPVRSTLRSTLLWAVVPALVVYAVALVWSASEGISAKLVLRDLAQSCKAPLGEGFLSSVGYLLWMAAAAIALFAASTRQIQGSVLNRQFAFCGGGFSLWLCLDDMFLVHDRYLGQLFLYITYAFFTGLLLFRFRGPLRRFGGDTFLMSVVLLGLSVLTDELQWLWPNSYETVQIFEEGFKFLGIAAWLSFWCHYVSSASKPASFEQH
- the purE gene encoding 5-(carboxyamino)imidazole ribonucleotide mutase; this translates as MAVLPLCVVPPVLPRVAVVMGSDSDLPTMEPAAAILRELGVEVEVRVLSAHRTPLEMVNFAQAARGQGFGVIVAGAGGAAHLPGMVAALTTLPVIGVPVKSRALSGVDSLHSIVQMPGGIPVATVAIGGGLNAGLLAAQILSVGDAGLAQKLDEYRSSLHDAVVAKDARLVDLGSTDYLFRMNS
- a CDS encoding N-acetylglucosamine-6-phosphate deacetylase; amino-acid sequence: MAAEASVALMHRITNIRLPGPLPGDGDQRYAIELDEQGRICRIEAMGGVAQQVAQQEAQQTDADWNGNWLSPRGVDLQINGGLGLAFPELSEADLPRLVQLLELLWRDGVEAIAPTLVTCGIAPLRRALAVLRQARDLHQPGRCRLLGAHLEGPFLAAARRGAHPREHLASPSLEALEERIGGFETEIALVTLAPELEGAAAVIGRLRELGISAALGHSAATAEQASTGFDQGVAMLTHAFNAMPGLHHRAPGPLGEACRRGGVALGLIADGVHVHPTMAMLLQRLAPEQTVLVSDALAPYGLADGEHRWDERVLLVENGTCRLDDGTLAGVTLPQLEGVKRLARWSEAPGAAIWSATVAPRRVIGDATGCMDALMGRPLTQLLRWQLKEGELHWACAA
- the bchM gene encoding magnesium protoporphyrin IX methyltransferase, encoding MAPDQLLEQKQAEKKEVKGYFETTGFDRWNRIYSDSDDVNKVQRNIRIGHQKTVDEVLAWIKESGELSQASFCDAGCGVGSLSLPLAAMGAGSISASDISEAMAQEAERRAREAGLDMAKLNFFASDLESLSGSFHTVCCLDVFIHYPQQPAEEMVKHLCSLTEERLIVSFAPYTPLLALLKGIGQLFPGPSKTTRAYTLKEDGIVKAAEACGFKLVRRSLNKAPFYFSRLIEFRKA